One stretch of Amycolatopsis tolypomycina DNA includes these proteins:
- a CDS encoding lycopene cyclase domain-containing protein, protein MIPWGYTVPAVAAVAVVVLLELRLLRTGLFRRPAYWISMAIVTAFQIPVDGWLTKLSDPIVRYSPEHITGWRFPWDIPVEDFLFGFALVTAVLLVWERTCPRRERA, encoded by the coding sequence GTGATCCCCTGGGGCTACACCGTGCCCGCGGTCGCCGCGGTGGCCGTCGTCGTGCTGCTCGAACTCCGCCTGCTGCGCACGGGCCTGTTCCGGCGGCCCGCGTACTGGATCTCGATGGCGATCGTGACCGCGTTCCAGATCCCGGTGGACGGCTGGCTGACCAAGCTGTCCGACCCGATCGTCCGCTACTCCCCCGAACACATCACCGGCTGGCGCTTCCCGTGGGACATCCCCGTCGAGGACTTCCTCTTCGGCTTCGCGCTGGTGACCGCCGTGCTGCTGGTGTGGGAACGAACCTGCCCCCGACGGGAGCGCGCGTGA
- a CDS encoding MerR family transcriptional regulator, translated as MDVDAVSGRDGPRPGGAWTPGKVAELLGVSPVTLRTWAARYGVGPTLRDDGRHRRYSDADVRRLQYMHRLMDRGMRAREAAAAAFSGAGEAVPELSAERHAEELVRAAEGLEFAALAALLDETLDALGPAAAWTEVLVPVLRHLGGRWLRGDVCFAAEWALTGEISLALQRYSAGFANTPPGRAVLLACCPDERHSLPMEVLRAAMVEVGIPAVHLGQLVPAETTVAIAAKLDPVVVFLWSMSAATADDLLARRLRRRGFDVATAGPGWADLVERDTPWVNDLPAALELATERLKA; from the coding sequence ATGGACGTCGACGCGGTCAGCGGCCGGGACGGGCCCCGGCCCGGCGGTGCGTGGACGCCCGGCAAGGTCGCCGAACTGCTCGGCGTCTCGCCGGTGACGCTGCGGACCTGGGCCGCGCGGTACGGCGTCGGCCCGACGCTGCGCGACGACGGGCGGCACCGGCGCTACTCCGACGCCGACGTCCGCCGGCTGCAGTACATGCACCGGCTCATGGACCGCGGGATGCGGGCCAGGGAGGCCGCCGCGGCGGCGTTTTCCGGGGCCGGCGAAGCGGTCCCCGAGCTGTCCGCCGAACGGCACGCCGAGGAGCTCGTGCGGGCCGCGGAAGGCCTCGAGTTCGCGGCGCTGGCGGCACTGCTGGACGAAACGCTGGACGCCCTCGGCCCGGCCGCGGCCTGGACCGAGGTGCTCGTCCCCGTGCTGCGCCACCTCGGCGGCCGCTGGCTGCGCGGAGACGTCTGCTTCGCCGCCGAATGGGCCCTGACCGGGGAGATTTCGCTGGCCCTGCAGCGCTACAGCGCCGGGTTCGCGAACACCCCGCCGGGCCGGGCGGTGCTGCTCGCGTGCTGCCCGGACGAGCGGCACAGCCTGCCGATGGAGGTGCTGCGGGCCGCCATGGTGGAGGTCGGCATCCCGGCGGTCCACCTCGGCCAGCTGGTGCCGGCCGAGACGACCGTCGCGATCGCGGCCAAGCTCGACCCGGTCGTGGTGTTCCTGTGGTCGATGTCCGCCGCCACCGCCGACGACCTGCTCGCCCGGCGGCTGCGGCGGCGGGGTTTCGACGTCGCGACGGCGGGGCCGGGCTGGGCGGACCTCGTCGAGCGGGACACCCCCTGGGTCAACGACCTGCCCGCGGCGCTGGAGCTGGCCACCGAACGCCTGAAGGCCTGA
- a CDS encoding NAD(P)/FAD-dependent oxidoreductase, whose protein sequence is MTRPVGTDRRIETRPAPPGLADAGLLGRRPAAAVVGGGIAGLTAATGLAERGVTVTLFERDGHLGGRVGGWADRLPDGTGVTMSRGFHAFFRQYYNLRALLMRTDPGLDRLTPLADYPLLDAEGRTDTFAGLPRTPPWNALAFAWRSPTFTPRDLVRLDGRAALPLATVSVPETYHRLDGTDAASFLDAINFPEAAKHLAFEVFSRSFFADPRELSAAELATMFHLYFLGSSEGLVFDVPTEPFPQALWDPLAGYLADRRVSIRTGTPVASLERTPDGFAVTTAQEVAEFDAVVLACDVRGLREIVAASHGLGTPEWRAAVGGLRTAPPFLVRRLWLDRPVDATRPSFLGTGSVPPLDNISVLDRYEGEARRWAARTGGSVVELHAYAATTDDRETLVKAVDDRLHAIYPETAGAGVTASISLWREDCPLFGLGDFARRPTVGTPDPALALAGDGIRIDLPVALMERAATTGWAAANTLLAGWGLAGHPLRSVPNRGRIGLLNRLAATRSFGG, encoded by the coding sequence GTGACCCGTCCCGTCGGCACCGATCGCCGGATCGAGACGCGGCCCGCTCCGCCCGGCCTGGCCGACGCCGGGCTGCTCGGCCGCCGCCCGGCCGCGGCGGTCGTCGGCGGCGGCATCGCGGGCCTCACCGCGGCCACCGGGCTGGCCGAGCGGGGTGTCACGGTGACGCTCTTCGAGCGTGACGGCCACCTGGGCGGCCGCGTCGGCGGCTGGGCCGACCGGCTGCCGGACGGCACCGGCGTCACCATGAGCCGGGGCTTCCACGCGTTCTTCCGCCAGTACTACAACCTGCGGGCGCTGCTCATGCGCACCGATCCCGGGCTCGACCGGCTGACCCCGCTGGCCGACTACCCATTGCTGGACGCCGAGGGCCGCACGGACACGTTCGCCGGACTCCCCCGGACGCCGCCGTGGAACGCGCTGGCGTTCGCCTGGCGCAGCCCGACGTTCACCCCGCGGGACCTGGTGCGCCTCGACGGCCGCGCGGCCCTGCCGCTGGCGACGGTCAGCGTCCCGGAGACCTACCACCGGCTCGACGGCACCGACGCGGCGAGCTTCCTCGACGCGATCAACTTCCCCGAAGCGGCCAAGCACCTGGCGTTCGAGGTGTTCTCGCGCAGCTTCTTCGCCGATCCGCGCGAGCTGTCCGCGGCGGAGCTGGCGACCATGTTCCACCTGTACTTCCTGGGCTCCAGCGAAGGCCTGGTGTTCGACGTGCCGACGGAGCCGTTCCCGCAGGCGCTGTGGGATCCCCTCGCCGGGTACCTGGCCGACCGCCGGGTGAGCATCCGGACCGGCACCCCGGTGGCGTCGCTCGAGCGCACCCCGGACGGCTTCGCGGTCACGACGGCTCAGGAGGTCGCGGAGTTCGACGCCGTCGTGCTCGCCTGTGACGTGCGGGGGCTGCGGGAGATCGTCGCCGCGTCGCACGGGCTGGGCACGCCCGAGTGGCGCGCCGCGGTGGGCGGGTTGCGCACCGCGCCGCCGTTCCTGGTCCGCCGGCTCTGGCTGGACCGGCCGGTCGACGCGACCCGGCCGTCGTTCCTGGGCACCGGGAGCGTGCCGCCGCTGGACAACATCAGCGTGCTGGACCGCTACGAGGGCGAAGCACGGCGCTGGGCGGCCCGCACCGGCGGCTCGGTCGTGGAGCTGCACGCCTACGCGGCCACGACCGACGACCGCGAGACGCTGGTGAAGGCCGTGGACGACCGGCTGCACGCGATCTACCCGGAGACCGCCGGCGCGGGGGTGACGGCGTCGATTTCGTTGTGGCGCGAGGATTGCCCGCTCTTCGGGCTGGGTGACTTCGCCCGCCGCCCGACGGTCGGGACACCGGACCCGGCGCTGGCACTGGCCGGCGACGGCATCCGGATCGACCTGCCGGTCGCCCTGATGGAACGCGCGGCGACGACCGGCTGGGCCGCGGCGAACACGCTCCTGGCCGGCTGGGGGCTCGCCGGGCACCCGCTGCGGTCGGTGCCCAACCGCGGCCGGATCGGCCTGCTCAACCGGCTCGCGGCGACCCGGTCGTTCGGCGGGTGA
- a CDS encoding Calx-beta domain-containing protein yields MSRRSLFVALTTVSALLTPAAVAAAAPPGVDPATVDLTLSAGQSTTVTKHVTTSAVPPNPDLVLLADTTGSMGGAIANVRTNAGAITSDVLAAQPTAQFGVAEYKDFTDSVPFKVNQGITGDTAAVQAGIDQWSASGGGDFPEADLNALYELASGAVTFRPDGTRIIAWFGDAPSHDPSGGHTLAQTIDALKAAKIRVVAVNVGNLDAEGQASAIATATGGVLLNNVPSDQVSKAILDGIKAIEVTVTPKVTSCDPQLTVTNAPASVKVPSGDVATFTETITAKADAAPGTYHCTVDYQVDGVSRGYVETTTVRVLGLSINDVTVTEGSGGAPVPATFTVSLVGGASPNPVSVHYATSNGTATAPADYQAASGDVTFAPGETTKPVTVLVNPDTVDEPNETFTVTLSAPVGAGLVDPAGVGTIVDDDRDGVFSCTGTAANVIGITAAVANPANVPCADDSKTVLDATLNAGLIKVQTHALTSSTDLTPDNQSAAPAAGDQAKATAKIDKTVISTLGLTIELGVIQSQAAATCQPSPGGLAPVLTGSSNVASLKINGVSVTVGSAPLTIALVIGSLKLNGQTIANGVVKQQAVALETPLAKIVLAESQADVHGTAAHPAGNPCKR; encoded by the coding sequence ATGTCGCGGAGATCCTTGTTCGTCGCGCTGACCACGGTCAGTGCCTTGCTCACCCCGGCCGCGGTGGCGGCCGCGGCGCCGCCCGGGGTGGATCCGGCCACCGTCGACCTCACGCTCTCCGCCGGGCAGAGCACCACCGTCACCAAGCACGTCACCACCTCCGCCGTGCCGCCGAACCCCGACCTCGTGCTGCTCGCCGACACCACTGGCAGCATGGGCGGCGCGATCGCCAACGTCCGCACGAACGCCGGCGCCATCACCAGTGACGTGCTCGCCGCGCAGCCGACCGCGCAGTTCGGCGTGGCCGAGTACAAGGACTTCACCGACTCCGTGCCCTTCAAGGTCAACCAGGGCATCACCGGCGACACCGCCGCGGTGCAGGCCGGGATCGACCAGTGGTCGGCGAGCGGCGGCGGCGACTTCCCGGAGGCCGACCTCAACGCCCTCTACGAGCTGGCCAGTGGGGCGGTCACCTTCCGCCCGGACGGCACCCGCATCATCGCCTGGTTCGGCGACGCGCCGTCGCACGATCCCAGCGGCGGGCACACCTTGGCCCAGACCATCGACGCGCTCAAGGCGGCGAAGATCCGCGTGGTCGCGGTCAACGTCGGCAACCTGGACGCCGAGGGCCAGGCCAGCGCGATCGCCACGGCCACCGGCGGCGTGCTGCTGAACAACGTGCCGTCGGACCAGGTGTCGAAGGCCATCCTCGACGGCATCAAGGCCATCGAGGTCACGGTGACGCCGAAGGTCACCAGCTGCGACCCGCAGCTGACGGTCACCAACGCCCCGGCGAGCGTCAAGGTACCCAGCGGCGACGTCGCGACGTTCACCGAGACCATCACGGCCAAGGCCGACGCCGCGCCCGGCACCTACCACTGCACGGTCGACTACCAGGTCGACGGCGTGTCCCGCGGGTACGTCGAGACGACGACCGTGCGCGTGCTCGGCCTGAGCATCAACGACGTCACGGTGACCGAAGGCTCCGGCGGCGCGCCGGTGCCGGCCACCTTCACCGTGTCGCTGGTCGGTGGCGCGAGCCCGAACCCCGTGTCGGTGCACTACGCCACGTCCAACGGCACGGCGACCGCGCCGGCGGACTACCAGGCGGCGAGCGGTGACGTGACCTTCGCGCCCGGCGAGACGACCAAGCCGGTGACCGTCCTGGTCAACCCGGACACCGTCGACGAGCCGAACGAGACGTTCACCGTCACCCTCTCGGCCCCGGTCGGTGCCGGGCTGGTCGACCCGGCCGGCGTCGGCACGATCGTCGACGACGACCGCGACGGCGTGTTCTCCTGCACCGGCACCGCCGCGAACGTCATCGGCATCACCGCGGCCGTGGCGAACCCGGCGAACGTGCCCTGCGCCGACGACAGCAAGACCGTCCTCGACGCGACGCTCAACGCCGGCCTGATCAAGGTCCAGACGCACGCGCTGACCTCGTCGACCGACCTGACGCCGGACAACCAGTCGGCGGCCCCGGCGGCCGGTGACCAGGCGAAGGCGACGGCCAAGATCGACAAGACGGTGATCAGCACGCTCGGGCTGACCATCGAGCTGGGCGTGATCCAGTCCCAGGCGGCGGCGACCTGCCAGCCGTCCCCGGGCGGGCTCGCCCCGGTCCTGACCGGCAGCTCGAACGTCGCTTCGCTGAAGATCAACGGCGTCTCGGTCACGGTGGGCTCGGCGCCGCTGACCATCGCCCTGGTCATCGGCTCGCTGAAGCTGAACGGCCAGACGATCGCCAACGGCGTCGTGAAGCAGCAGGCCGTGGCGCTGGAGACCCCGCTGGCGAAGATCGTGCTCGCGGAGTCCCAGGCCGACGTGCACGGCACCGCCGCGCACCCGGCGGGCAACCCCTGCAAGCGGTGA
- a CDS encoding NAD(P)/FAD-dependent oxidoreductase, producing the protein MAEVVIVGAGLAGLAAAVTLHRAGVPCAVLEASDDVGGRVRTDVVDGFRLDRGFQILNPAYPAIRRLVDVDALELGRFWRAVRVADDDRVSLLGHPLDTPKALRDIAARRYLSAKDLAALGTLSARVAAGPAQAVVDRADRTTLDELRHAGLSARAVETVLRPFLSGVFLEPELTTSARFFQLVWRSFLRSAPSLPSLGMGELPRQLARTLPTSAIHLDTPVEEVRPGEVRTAGGEVWPARAVVVATDGSTAARLAGVAEPRWNSGTTWYFAPPRSPLREPVIVLDARGGPVVTTSVVSEVCPAYAPPGAALVSASALTALPESEVRRALGRMYRTDATRWPLVARYEIAHALPAMPPPHELRRPVRLGEGRYVCGDHRDTSSLQGAIASGARAARAVLADLGEQGR; encoded by the coding sequence ATGGCCGAAGTCGTCATCGTCGGAGCCGGGCTCGCCGGCTTGGCCGCGGCCGTCACGCTGCACCGGGCCGGGGTGCCGTGCGCGGTGCTCGAGGCCTCCGACGACGTGGGCGGCCGGGTGCGCACCGACGTCGTCGACGGCTTCCGGCTCGACCGCGGGTTCCAGATCCTCAACCCGGCCTATCCGGCGATCCGGCGCCTGGTCGACGTCGACGCCCTGGAACTCGGCCGCTTCTGGCGCGCGGTCCGGGTGGCCGACGACGACCGCGTCTCGCTGCTCGGCCACCCGCTCGACACGCCCAAGGCCCTGCGCGACATCGCGGCCCGCCGCTACCTGTCGGCGAAGGACCTGGCGGCGCTCGGGACGCTGTCCGCGCGTGTCGCCGCGGGACCGGCCCAGGCCGTCGTCGACCGCGCCGACCGCACGACGCTCGACGAGCTGCGCCACGCCGGGCTGTCGGCGCGGGCCGTGGAAACCGTGCTGCGGCCGTTCCTCTCCGGGGTGTTCCTGGAACCCGAGCTGACCACCTCGGCCCGGTTCTTCCAGCTGGTGTGGCGGAGTTTCCTGCGGTCGGCCCCGTCGCTGCCGTCGCTCGGCATGGGCGAGCTGCCGCGGCAGCTCGCCCGGACCCTGCCGACGTCGGCGATCCACCTGGACACCCCGGTCGAGGAGGTCCGCCCGGGCGAGGTCCGCACGGCGGGCGGCGAGGTGTGGCCGGCCCGCGCGGTCGTCGTCGCCACCGACGGCTCGACCGCCGCCCGGCTGGCCGGCGTCGCGGAACCGCGCTGGAACAGCGGGACGACGTGGTACTTCGCCCCACCGCGGTCGCCGTTGCGCGAGCCGGTGATCGTGCTCGACGCGCGCGGTGGGCCGGTGGTCACCACGAGCGTGGTCAGCGAGGTGTGCCCGGCCTACGCCCCGCCCGGCGCCGCGCTCGTGAGCGCGTCGGCGCTGACGGCCCTGCCGGAGAGCGAGGTGCGCCGGGCACTGGGCCGGATGTACCGCACGGACGCGACACGCTGGCCGCTGGTCGCCCGCTACGAGATCGCGCACGCGCTCCCGGCGATGCCGCCACCCCACGAGCTGCGCCGCCCGGTGCGGCTGGGCGAGGGCCGGTACGTGTGCGGCGACCACCGCGACACGAGTTCGCTCCAGGGCGCCATCGCCTCCGGTGCCCGGGCGGCCCGCGCGGTGCTCGCCGATCTCGGCGAACAGGGCCGCTGA
- a CDS encoding lycopene cyclase domain-containing protein, translating to MGKAEYLVVLAACVLVTLPLELAGARVYRQPRRLARAVLPVALVFLVWDVLAIAGGVWDYAPEHVTGLRAPFAVPLEEILFFVVIPICGLLTYEGVQLTIAVVRRLARKEARR from the coding sequence GTGGGCAAGGCCGAATACCTCGTCGTGCTGGCCGCGTGCGTGCTCGTCACCCTGCCGCTGGAGCTCGCGGGAGCGCGCGTCTACCGGCAGCCCCGGCGGCTGGCGCGCGCGGTGCTGCCGGTCGCGCTCGTGTTCCTGGTCTGGGACGTGCTGGCGATCGCCGGCGGCGTCTGGGACTACGCGCCCGAGCACGTCACCGGCCTCCGCGCCCCGTTCGCCGTGCCGCTGGAGGAGATCCTGTTCTTCGTGGTCATCCCGATCTGCGGGCTGCTGACCTACGAGGGCGTCCAGCTCACCATCGCGGTGGTCAGGCGGCTCGCCCGGAAGGAGGCCCGCCGGTGA
- a CDS encoding phytoene/squalene synthase family protein: protein MTRRELDAAGIREPGLRAAYTWCRELNARHGRTYFLATRLLTPAQRPAIHALYGFARWLDDIVDEPDDDATPETLDLRLHEVEKHFLADLDAGASDDPLLTAVIDTAARYTLAKAYFEAFFTSMRMDLTVTGYATRAELDTYVHGSAEVIGLQVLPVLGTVAPRAEAEPRAAALGKAFQLTNFLRDVAEDLGRGRVYLPADELAADGVDRERLAWCAREGRADRQVRSAIRAQIAVTREIYAEARPGIAMLHPVSRPCVATAARLYGGILDRIEAAGHDVFAGRAAVSRGQRLAVACGAVARTQWARRRHPAPALPVAVN, encoded by the coding sequence ATGACCCGACGCGAACTCGACGCCGCCGGCATCCGTGAACCCGGGCTGCGCGCGGCCTACACGTGGTGCCGCGAGCTCAACGCCCGGCACGGCCGCACCTACTTCCTCGCGACGCGCCTGCTGACCCCGGCGCAGCGGCCGGCGATCCACGCGCTCTACGGCTTCGCCCGGTGGCTCGACGACATCGTCGACGAACCGGACGACGACGCCACCCCGGAGACGCTCGACCTCCGCCTGCACGAGGTCGAGAAGCACTTCCTCGCCGACCTCGACGCCGGGGCGAGCGACGACCCGCTGCTGACCGCGGTGATCGACACCGCGGCCCGCTACACGCTCGCCAAGGCGTACTTCGAGGCGTTCTTCACCTCGATGCGGATGGACCTGACCGTCACCGGCTACGCCACCCGCGCGGAGCTCGACACCTACGTGCACGGCTCGGCCGAGGTGATCGGGCTGCAGGTGCTGCCCGTGCTCGGCACGGTCGCGCCCCGCGCGGAAGCCGAGCCGCGGGCCGCCGCGCTCGGGAAAGCCTTCCAGCTCACCAACTTCCTGCGCGACGTCGCCGAGGACCTCGGCCGCGGCCGCGTCTACCTGCCCGCCGACGAGCTGGCCGCGGACGGCGTCGACCGCGAACGGCTGGCCTGGTGCGCCCGCGAAGGCCGGGCCGATCGGCAGGTGCGGTCCGCGATCCGCGCCCAGATCGCCGTCACCCGCGAGATCTACGCCGAAGCCCGGCCGGGCATCGCCATGCTGCACCCGGTTTCCCGCCCGTGCGTGGCGACCGCGGCCCGGTTGTACGGCGGCATCCTCGACCGCATCGAAGCCGCCGGCCACGACGTCTTCGCCGGGCGCGCGGCGGTTTCCCGCGGGCAGCGGCTGGCCGTGGCGTGCGGGGCCGTGGCGCGGACGCAGTGGGCCCGGCGGCGCCACCCCGCCCCGGCGCTCCCGGTGGCGGTGAACTGA
- the crtI gene encoding phytoene desaturase family protein has translation MRTVPGPVDRVVVVGAGLSGLAAALHLAGRGREVTVLERDPGPGGRAGRVERHGYLLDTGPTVLTMPSILRDTFAAVGADLTAELPLTRLDPAYVAQFADGSTLPVHTDAAAMTDAVRDFAGPAEAAGYVRLRDWLTRLYRAEFGRFIDANIDSPLGMLRPELARLVALGGFRQLDGQVGRFLRDERLKRVFTFQALYAGESPMRALALYAVISYMDTVGGVYFPPGGIAALPQALARVAAGAGVKFGYGDAVSELERTGSRVTAVRTAAGARYPCDAVVLTTELPESHRLLGRRPRRPVPLRAAPSAVVVHAGGPATQPETAHHTISFGHGWRSTFDELITQGRRMSDPSLLVTRPTASDPGLAPPGRQLYSVLAPVPNLDRGPADWATATDSYAEEVLDVARARLLPGFTPDFTYVLGPAEWAERGLVAGTPFSYAHSFGQTGPFRPRNLPRGTDNVVLAGGATVPGVGVPTVLISGRLAADRITGGTR, from the coding sequence ATGAGGACCGTCCCGGGACCGGTGGACCGCGTCGTCGTCGTGGGGGCCGGGCTGTCCGGCCTGGCCGCCGCCCTGCACCTGGCCGGCCGGGGACGGGAGGTCACCGTCCTCGAACGGGACCCCGGGCCCGGTGGGCGCGCCGGGCGGGTCGAACGGCACGGCTACCTGCTCGACACCGGGCCCACCGTGCTGACCATGCCGTCGATCCTGCGCGACACCTTCGCCGCCGTCGGGGCCGACCTCACCGCGGAACTCCCGCTCACCCGGCTCGATCCGGCGTACGTCGCGCAGTTCGCCGACGGCAGCACCCTGCCCGTGCACACCGACGCCGCCGCGATGACCGACGCCGTCCGTGACTTCGCCGGCCCGGCCGAGGCCGCCGGGTACGTCCGGCTGCGCGACTGGCTGACCCGCCTGTACCGCGCCGAGTTCGGCCGGTTCATCGACGCGAACATCGACTCCCCGCTCGGCATGCTCCGGCCGGAGCTCGCCCGGCTCGTCGCGCTGGGCGGGTTCCGGCAGCTCGACGGCCAGGTCGGCCGGTTCCTGCGCGACGAACGCCTCAAGCGGGTGTTCACCTTCCAAGCCCTCTACGCGGGCGAGTCGCCGATGCGGGCGCTGGCCCTCTACGCCGTGATCTCGTACATGGACACCGTCGGCGGGGTGTACTTCCCGCCGGGCGGCATCGCGGCCCTGCCGCAGGCGCTCGCCCGCGTCGCGGCCGGCGCCGGGGTCAAGTTCGGCTACGGCGACGCCGTCAGCGAGCTCGAACGCACCGGCTCGCGCGTCACCGCCGTCCGCACCGCCGCGGGGGCGCGCTACCCGTGCGACGCCGTCGTCCTGACGACCGAACTGCCCGAGAGCCACCGGCTGCTCGGCCGGCGGCCACGACGGCCCGTGCCGCTGCGGGCCGCGCCGTCGGCGGTCGTCGTGCACGCCGGCGGTCCGGCCACCCAGCCCGAAACCGCGCACCACACGATCTCCTTCGGCCACGGCTGGCGGTCGACCTTCGACGAGCTCATCACCCAGGGGCGGCGGATGAGCGACCCCTCGCTGCTCGTCACCCGGCCGACCGCGTCCGATCCCGGGCTCGCCCCGCCCGGGCGCCAGCTCTACTCCGTGCTCGCCCCGGTGCCCAACCTCGACCGCGGGCCCGCGGACTGGGCCACCGCAACGGATTCCTACGCCGAAGAGGTCCTCGACGTGGCCCGTGCGCGGCTGCTTCCCGGTTTCACCCCGGATTTCACCTACGTGCTCGGACCGGCCGAGTGGGCCGAGCGCGGCCTGGTCGCCGGGACGCCGTTCAGCTACGCCCATTCCTTCGGCCAGACCGGGCCGTTCCGGCCGCGGAACCTGCCCCGCGGCACGGACAACGTCGTCCTGGCCGGCGGCGCCACCGTGCCCGGCGTCGGCGTGCCGACCGTGCTCATCTCCGGCAGACTGGCCGCCGACCGGATCACCGGAGGGACCCGATGA
- a CDS encoding polyprenyl synthetase family protein — protein MTTTTAVAPAEQLDALSRRCLAEAHGFVTARAKEHFSGRSEGALAETAVPEFVAGGKCLRPLFAYVGWRCGQPDSGAAIRAAAALELLHCFAMAQDDVMDGSELRRGRTALHLRFARWHEEQGWAGSARRFGESAAILFGDLFLVWSEQLLRESGLTAEQLARGWPHYDAMRAELAVGQLGDLVNDARALPSWDTLLDVLRRKSGNYTVRRPLEFGAALAGCGPELLAGLGEFGGLVGEAFQLRDDLLGVFGDPAVTGKPAGQDLRDRKASSVVVLAAAMADRRRQTEFAELVELETVDDEAVARWRELIVATGARDRLGELIRERADKALAAIDPAVVPRHAADLLTALAARCTERDR, from the coding sequence ATGACCACGACCACAGCAGTGGCCCCCGCCGAGCAGCTGGACGCGCTGAGCCGTCGCTGCCTCGCCGAGGCGCACGGGTTCGTGACCGCGCGGGCGAAGGAGCACTTCTCCGGCCGCAGCGAAGGCGCGCTCGCCGAAACGGCCGTCCCGGAGTTCGTGGCGGGCGGGAAGTGCCTCCGGCCGCTGTTCGCCTACGTCGGGTGGCGGTGCGGGCAGCCGGACTCCGGCGCCGCGATCCGCGCGGCCGCCGCGCTGGAACTGCTGCACTGCTTCGCCATGGCCCAGGACGACGTCATGGACGGCTCGGAGCTGCGCCGCGGCCGCACCGCCCTGCACCTCCGGTTCGCCCGGTGGCACGAGGAGCAGGGCTGGGCGGGCTCGGCACGGCGGTTCGGCGAGTCCGCCGCGATCCTGTTCGGAGACCTGTTCCTCGTGTGGTCGGAGCAGCTGCTGCGCGAAAGCGGGCTGACGGCCGAACAGCTGGCCCGCGGCTGGCCGCACTACGACGCGATGCGTGCCGAACTGGCCGTCGGGCAGCTCGGCGACCTGGTGAACGACGCCAGGGCGCTGCCCAGCTGGGACACCCTGCTCGACGTGCTGCGCCGCAAGTCCGGCAACTACACGGTCCGCCGTCCCCTGGAGTTCGGGGCGGCACTGGCCGGCTGCGGCCCCGAGCTGCTGGCCGGGCTGGGCGAGTTCGGCGGCCTGGTGGGCGAGGCGTTCCAGCTGCGCGACGACCTGCTGGGCGTGTTCGGCGACCCGGCGGTCACCGGCAAGCCGGCCGGCCAGGACCTGCGCGACCGCAAGGCCTCCAGCGTGGTGGTGCTCGCCGCGGCGATGGCCGACCGGCGGCGCCAGACCGAGTTCGCCGAGCTGGTCGAGCTGGAGACGGTGGACGACGAAGCCGTCGCGCGCTGGCGGGAGCTGATCGTGGCGACCGGGGCGAGGGACCGGCTGGGCGAGCTGATCCGCGAACGGGCGGACAAGGCCCTCGCGGCCATCGACCCGGCGGTCGTCCCGCGCCACGCCGCCGACCTGCTCACGGCCCTCGCGGCGCGGTGCACGGAGCGGGACCGATGA
- a CDS encoding class I SAM-dependent methyltransferase has translation MAKDGLPRGAVPSAFDTEARWYDRLVGANPGYHEHLRLSARRLALPPDGTGLRLLDAGCGTGASTAALLSVAPGAEITAFDASGEMLAQARAKDWPANVTFVHTPVEDLDGVSGPFDAILAAYLLRNLTEPTVQLRRLRGLLRPGGRIAVHEYSVRDSRRARWVWNAVCAGVIIPLGKVTTGDATLYRHLRRSVTGFDGIAALAGRLAEAGFTDVRTGTMPGWQHGVVHTVLGTNPLEQP, from the coding sequence ATGGCGAAGGACGGCCTGCCCCGCGGGGCGGTGCCGTCGGCCTTCGACACCGAAGCGCGGTGGTACGACCGGCTGGTCGGTGCCAACCCGGGCTACCACGAACACCTCCGGCTCTCGGCGCGGCGGCTGGCGCTGCCGCCGGACGGGACGGGCCTGCGGCTGCTCGACGCCGGCTGCGGCACGGGCGCGTCGACGGCGGCGCTGCTGTCCGTCGCGCCCGGGGCGGAGATCACCGCGTTCGACGCGTCCGGGGAGATGCTCGCGCAGGCCCGCGCCAAGGACTGGCCGGCGAACGTCACCTTCGTCCACACGCCGGTCGAGGACCTCGACGGCGTTTCCGGCCCGTTCGACGCGATCCTGGCGGCGTACCTGTTGCGCAACCTGACCGAGCCGACAGTCCAGCTGCGGCGGCTGCGCGGGCTGCTGCGGCCCGGCGGCCGCATTGCCGTCCACGAGTACTCCGTCCGGGATTCGCGGCGCGCCCGCTGGGTGTGGAACGCGGTCTGCGCGGGCGTGATCATCCCCCTCGGGAAGGTCACCACCGGCGACGCGACCCTCTACCGCCACCTGCGGCGCAGCGTCACCGGGTTCGACGGGATCGCCGCGCTCGCCGGCCGGCTCGCCGAGGCCGGTTTCACCGACGTCCGCACCGGAACGATGCCCGGCTGGCAGCACGGCGTCGTCCACACCGTCCTCGGCACCAACCCGCTGGAGCAGCCGTGA